ATAAACCCAATTAATGTGTCAAATGCAAATTCAAAAAGCTCTTCATTTTCCTCAGCTTTTGCAAGTGCAAGGCTTAGCGATTTGAATGCCCCTTTATAATCCTCCCTACCCGCATATACTTCAGCCTCGATCAACCTTGCATTTATTTCAATGTCTGTATCTCTTGGGCTCTTCAAGACTTCCTTAATCAGTTCTTCTGCTTTCTCATCTTCCCCTTTTTCATAGTAGAAGTGGGCCAAATCGATTAGGCTTATTAGGTAGTTCTTTTCATCTCCTAATTCCTCAAATAGTTCTCTTGCTTCCTTCATAAATTTAATTGCCCTGTCTAAATCACCAAGCTCTTCGTAGTTTACTGCCATGTGTGCTAAAGTTAACGCTTCTTCTTTTTTGTCCCCTCTTTTTCTTTCCAGGTCTAATAACTTTTCATAGACTTCAATTGCTTTTTCCGGAAGTCCAAAATGCTCATAAGCATCTGCCAAGTAATACAATGCTTCGCTGTACTTCTCTTCACTTTCTCTATATTTCTCTGCAATTTTCTTGTAAACTTCAATGCCTTTTTCAATCTCATCAAGGTGTGCATAGATGTGTGCAATTTCATGAGCGAGCTCATAGGCCAACTCATCCTCACACTCCAAAGCTAAATCCTCAAGTCTTCTGAGGAGTTCTCTAAGCTCATCCTCTTTTTCGATCTCTTCAAGGTAATCATCAAGATGCTCAAGGACGGCTTCACAGTCTTTCCTTTTTAGGGCCTTTTCAAATTCCATCACCGTTCTCACCTGGAGAAGGTTATTTTTAGAGGTTTTAAAAACAGTTAGGTTATGTGCTTAAAGCCCTTGTGCTGGCGATGACACTGATTTTGAAGAAAAGGCAGATATGGACAACAATGGAATCATAGATCTTCACGATGTAATGCTTATCCTCCAGGAGGCTTGAGAACTTTCTTTTCTTTTAATTTTCTAAGATTTTCTCTACCTTCATCCCCCTCCACTCTGCATTTTGTAAAAATGTTTCTAAAGCGAAAAATTTATAAATAATCCAAAGGAACCTATGAGTGGAAACAACAAATTGTGAATAAAAGCTATTATGGTATAATTTAAAAAATCGAAGGAGGTGGGCGGAGATGGCCCAGCTCGCAGGACAACCAATCTTAATTCTGCCTGAGGGGACTCAGAGATATGTTGGTAAGGACGCCCAGAGGTTGAACATCTTGGCTGCAAGGATTGTTGCTGAGACCGTTAGAACAACTTTAGGACCAAAAGGAATGGACAAAATGCTCGTCGACAGCTTAGGAGACATCGTCATCACAAACGACGGTGCAACCATTCTTGATGAGATGGACATCCAGCACCCAGCTGCAAAGATGATGGTCGAAGTTGCTAAGACCCAGGACAAGGAGGCTGGTGATGGTACAACCACAGCAGTTGTCATTGCGGGTGAGCTTCTCAGGAAAGCTGAGGAGCTGCTCGACCAGAACATTCACCCAAGCATCATCGTCAAGGGTTACACAATGGCTGCCGAGAAGGCACAGGAGATACTTGACAGCATCGCAAAGGATGTTGATGTCAACGATGAAGAGACACTCCTCAAAGCGGCAGTCACTGCAATAACCGGAAAGGCAGCTGAGGAGGAGAGGGAGTACTTGGCAAAGCTTGCAGTTGAGGCTGTCAAGCAGGTTGCAGAGAAGGTTGGCGACAAATACCATGTGGACATTGACA
Above is a genomic segment from Thermococcus sp. SY098 containing:
- a CDS encoding tetratricopeptide repeat protein; translation: MEFEKALKRKDCEAVLEHLDDYLEEIEKEDELRELLRRLEDLALECEDELAYELAHEIAHIYAHLDEIEKGIEVYKKIAEKYRESEEKYSEALYYLADAYEHFGLPEKAIEVYEKLLDLERKRGDKKEEALTLAHMAVNYEELGDLDRAIKFMKEARELFEELGDEKNYLISLIDLAHFYYEKGEDEKAEELIKEVLKSPRDTDIEINARLIEAEVYAGREDYKGAFKSLSLALAKAEENEELFEFAFDTLIGFIKDLFNEKLYREVYENIDVLVNAFEEDKELKNFFMAIRELAKMKEGKENKFEEVYSKISNESLREILEDLKSPTFLNIGI